One Silene latifolia isolate original U9 population chromosome 4, ASM4854445v1, whole genome shotgun sequence DNA segment encodes these proteins:
- the LOC141651104 gene encoding uncharacterized protein LOC141651104, translated as MYKFQGKKEKKDNYWGEGEGEDEDNSLLLPEEEQYKDRDSDDEAAFSAGDDDEDIHDIHTCTPTRINKRVNADFFAEEYQEKLLKHPTWKLKSFVNDVKETYGININRWQAGRAKKNALSACGKVVERQYDSLRTYMYEMKRSNVGTSVFLSLKSCILGCIPQFHMIYINFAAVRHNFLQGCRRVLGLDGAFLKGYCKGEILCAVARDENNQMFPVAWAIVEIESKESWAWFLGHLIQDLEMRNENGGTLLSDQQKGLMIVIAEILSEAEHRLCARHIFTNWIKVIKEVPLHIHTLYWKAVKAYTEKEFNDVMQQLRQQSERGYTEMCVRDVTKFSREKPILSMLEEIRRQVMSRMVEKRGESAKCNRVTPRIRAKLNEFRQATRNWVPIEASTNVYEVQHTHNSSLSYTVRLDQKVCACKYWDLNGVPCEHATSAICAINQDPESYVAFWYTKESYEASYSVQ; from the exons ATGTACAAGTTCCAagggaaaaaggaaaaaaaggatAATTATTGGGGTGAAGGGGAGGGTGAAGATGAGGATAATAGTCTTTTACTACCTGAAGAAGAACAATATAAGGATAGAGATTCAGACGATGAAGCTGCATTTAGTGCGGGTGATGACGACGAAGATATTCAT GATATTCACACTTGTACACCTACTAGGATTAACAAGAGGGTAAATGCCGATTTTTTCGCTGAAGAATACCAAGAGAAGCTATTGAAACACCCAACTTGGAAGCTGAAATCATTTGTTAACGATGTGAAGGAAACCTATGGTATAAATATTAATAGGTGGCAAGCTGGAAGAGCAAAAAAGAATGCGCTGTCAGCATGTGGTAAGGTAGTGGAAAGACAATATGATTCACTTAGAACCTACATGTATGAGATGAAGAGGTCGAATGTAGGGACTAGCGTATTTTTATCATTGAAGTCCTGCATTCTAGGTTGCATTCCGCAATTTCACATGATTTACATAAACTTTGCTGCTGTTAGACACAACTTCCTCCAGGGATGCAGGAGGGTGCTTGGCCTAGATGGCGCATTTCTCAAAGGGTATTGTAAAGGCGAGATACTATGTGCTGTAGCAAGAGATGAAAATAATCAGATGTTTCCCGTCGCATGGGCAATAGTGGAAATTGAATCTAAGGAAAGTTGGGCTTGGTTTCTTggacatttaattcaagatttgGAAATGAGAAATGAGAATGGCGGGACTTTACTGTCCGATCAacaaaag GGCTTAATGATTGTAATAGCAGAGATACTATCAGAAGCAGAACATAGACTATGTGCTAGACACATATTTACAAATTGGATTAAAGTCATCAAAGAGGTTCCATTACATATACATACGCTTTACTGGAAGGCAGTCAAGGCTTACACTGAGAAAGAGTTTAACGACGTTATGCAGCAGCTAAGACAACAAAGTGAGCGTGGTTATACTGAGATGTGTGTAAGAGATGTGACTAAatttt CTCGAGAGAAACCAATTTTATCAATGCTCGAAGAAATTAGAAGGCAAGTAATGTCTAGGATGGTAGAAAAGAGAGGGGAATCAGCCAAGTGTAATAGAGTTACTCCAAGAATTCGAGCAAAGTTAAATGAATTTAGGCAAGCAACGAGGAACTGGGTACCAATAGAAGCTAGTACAAATGTGTATGAGGTGCAACACACCCATAATAGTTCATTATCGTACACGGTCAGACTTGATCAAAAGGTATGTGCATGTAAATATTGGGATTTGAATGGAGTTCCTTGTGAGCATGCTACCTCAGCCATATGTGCTATTAACCAAGATCCGGAGAGTTATGTAGCATTTTGGTACACTAAGGAAAGCTATGAAGCTTCATACTCAGTTCAGTAA
- the LOC141651105 gene encoding serpin-Z2B-like, with the protein MASMVMEKNKRSINLKVALTEANKSVSSNENFICSPLGIHILLSILANGSTGETRNQIYKYLGSKTLKEINQTASEIMEVVSPKIDASPAGPKVSFVNGSWVNQQNTSLRPAFQKLLQTTYKADAKAVDFKKKEEVCKEINSWVSEATRGVITEILSPEVLEQDTILVLGNALFFKAAWKTRFTRRDNKLFRLITGEHVRAPFMSTSFRGYYEYEFQGGCFDDFNFVRFPYKTGQDTTRQFAMYIFLPNSNDGLLGLLLRFSKDSGFLDKHIELSDVVLYDLWIPKFKFSYTFSVKDTLMQLGLDRMFLNVGELNKIVKPPLSEQLYVSKILQRSFVEVNEEGTLAASVMLSQIGGGPPPPNQFSFVADDPFLFTIREETSQVTLFVGTVLNPLLE; encoded by the exons ATGGCTTCAATGGTTATGGAAAAG AACAAAAGAAGCATTAATCTGAAGGTAGCACTGACTGAAGCAAACAAGAGCGTGTCGTCCAACGAGAATTTTATATGTTCACCGTTAGGCATTCACATTCTGCTAAGCATATTGGCAAATGGATCAACGGGCGAAACAAGAAATCAAATATACAAATATTTGGGATCCAAAACTCTGAAAGAAATCAATCAAACGGCCTCAGAAATCATGGAAGTTGTCTCCCCAAAAATCGATGCAAGTCCTGCTGGTCCGAAAGTGTCATTTGTGAACGGTTCATGGGTTAATCAGCAGAATACCTCTTTAAGGCCTGCCTTTCAGAAGCTTCTTCAAACCACCTATAAGGCTGATGCTAAAGCTGTTGATTTTAAGAAAAAG GAAGAAGTATGCAAGGAAATCAACTCGTGGGTTAGTGAGGCAACAAGAGGGGTAATAACTGAAATTTTGTCACCTGAAGTTCTAGAACAGGATACGATACTTGTACTTGGAAACGCGCTCTTCTTCAAAGCAGCTTGGAAAACCCGATTCACACGCCGTGATAATAAGCTTTTTCGACTCATTACAGGAGAACATGTTAGAGCTCCATTCATGTCTACCAGTTTTCGTGGTTATTACGAATATGAATTCCAAGGAGGTTGTTTCGATGATTTCAATTTTGTGAGGTTTCCTTATAAGACAGGACAAGATACTACTAGGCAATTTGCCATGTATATCTTTCTTCCTAATTCAAACGACGGTCTCCTGGGTTTATTGCTACGATTCAGCAAGGATTCCGGTTTTCTAGACAAGCATATCGAGTTATCTGACGTTGTACTCTACGATCTTTGGATCCCTAAGTTCAAATTCTCGTATACGTTTTCAGTCAAGGATACATTGATGCAACTAGGATTAGACCGAATGTTCCTGAATGTTGGAGAACTTAATAAAATTGTGAAACCGCCTTTGTCCGAACAGTTGTATGTGTCGAAGATTTTGCAGAGATCTTTCGTAGAAGTTAATGAAGAAGGTACGCTAGCTGCTTCCGTCATGCTATCTCAGATTGGTGGAGGACCACCGCCTCCAAATCAATTTAGCTTTGTGGCTGATGACCCCTTCTTGTTTACGATACGAGAAGAGACTTCACAGGTTACCTTATTTGTCGGAACCGTGCTTAATCCTCTATTAGAGTAG